The sequence CTGCAATATGAGTAGCCCTGCGAACTTCTTTGTCATCGGTGGAGAGATAGGTGAAGAGTTGCCCAAGGCCTTTGAACTTGGCATGGAGGGTCATCTTTTCTCCGGGTGCATAATGGCAGACGACACAGGAAATTTCTTCTTTACCAGCCTTGCCATGTTTATCTGCCTGCCAGCTCTTGTAAGGTTTATCCATGATATGGCAGCTGGTTCCACAGAATTGCGGTCGCGCCGTATAGGATTCAACGGAAAAGACCATAGCAGCGCTTATGGCAGCAATTACAACAATGATCAGTACTATTTTCTTCATGCAGATATTCTCCCCTTGTATACAAAATGATACTATGAACCTCACATCTAATGCACAAAGGGTGCCAAGAAAAAGGGGTTGGAATTACAGGGAAAAACGAATTGTACGGAGGGGGATTGCTTAAAGAATAGACAGGCTGCTGTCTATTCTTTAAGCAGAAGGAAGTTTTTTTCTCAAGGTCATCCGATTGATGCCAAGGAGATTGGCGGCCTGAACTTGATTACCGTCACAGAGATCAAGGGCCTTTTTAATCAGGATCTGTTCGACTTCGGATAAGAGGTGGCGATAGGGACGTGATTCGTCACCCTTGATCAGTTTGTCGATCTGGCTGGATACAACCTGCTCAAAATCACCTGCAGTCTCAGTAGGGTTCTGAAGAACACAATCCTCTGCCGTAAGAACCCTGGCCTTTGCTAAAACAATGGCTCTGCGAATGGTGTTTTCCAGTTCACGAATATTGCCGGGCCAGGAGTGGTGAGAGAGTTTCGCAAGGGCTTTATCACTGATCCCTTCCACTGCTGGAGATACCTGACGACCGTAACGGGAGAGAAAGTAGAGGATCAAATCCGGCAGGTCTCTTATCCTCTGCCTCAGTGGTGGTATGGTGATGGTCAGGACGTTAATTCGGTGTAACAGGTCAAGGCGGAACAAACCATTCTCTGCCATTTTCTCAAGATTTCTGTTACTGGCAGCGATAAGTCGCACATCGGTTGTTAATTGTTTGTTGCTGCCCAATCGTTCAAAAGTTCCATCCTGGAGAACCCGTAGAACTTTAGCCTGAGATCCAAGTGGTAGTTCCCCGATTTCATCAAGAAAGAGAGTTCCCTGATGACACTGTTCAAAGCGACCGATCCGCTGTTTGCTGGCACCGGTAAAAGCACCTGTTTCATAGCCGAAGAGTTCACTTTCCACCAGTTCATCGGGCAGGGAGGCGCAGTTTACCACCATAAACGGGCCATCTTTACGAGAACTGTGTTGGAGAACGGCCCGGGCAGTCAGCTCTTTCCCCACTCCGGTTTCCCCGGTAATAAGAACCGGCAGATCAGATCCAGCCATCTGGCCAATCTTTTTGCACATGTCCAAAACCTCAGGGCTGGAACCGACAATGCATTCCTGAGAGGTTCTCATGTCCTCCCACTCTTTACCACAGCCACAATGCAGTTCCGCTTGGATTCTGCAGGATATCAGGGCTGTGTCGATCACCTGACGCATCTCATCATTATCGAAAGGCTTGGTAACATAGTCAAAGGCACCGTCTTTCATTGCCTGCATAGCGGAAGCGGAGTCGGCAAAGGCGGTCACCATGATAATTGGAAGATGGGGGTGCAGTTTTTTGATAATCGTAAGTGCTTTCAGCCCATCCATACCCGGCATGCGGATGTCCATGAGCACCACATCCGGCATCTCTCTGTCCACCGCTTCAATAGCCTCTTTACCGTTTTCAGCGGTACGAATGGTATATTCGTCACTAAAGGTCCGTTTAAAGGCGTAACGGACTGCTTTTTCATCATCAACAATGAGCAGAGTTGTCATAGGGCAAGATTAGTAAGAGTGAGGTCCCTTCGCGTTCACGAGAGATGATGTCAAGACGGCCACCATGCTGCTGGGCAATATTCCAGGCTACAGCCAGACCCATGCCGGTACCGTCCTCCTTGGTGGTAAAGAAGGGATCAAAGATATGTTTGAGATTTTCTTCTGATATCCCATCACCTGTATCAGTAATTGTGCAGTTCAGAGCGCCATCGATGAGAGAGGTGCTTATTGTCAGTTTTCCCCCGGATGGCATTGCCTGCAAGGCATTCAAGATTCCATTCATCAGGATCTGCTTGATACTTGGCCCGTCTACTTGTATTGGCTCGAGTGTATCTTCCAGTATTTTTTCAATATGAACCCCAGATTTTTCTATTTTTGGCCCGGTGATGGCCAGTACATCTTCAACCAGACCATTTATATCAGTATCAGCAAAGGCCATTTCAGACCG comes from Desulfocapsa sulfexigens DSM 10523 and encodes:
- a CDS encoding sigma-54-dependent transcriptional regulator codes for the protein MTTLLIVDDEKAVRYAFKRTFSDEYTIRTAENGKEAIEAVDREMPDVVLMDIRMPGMDGLKALTIIKKLHPHLPIIMVTAFADSASAMQAMKDGAFDYVTKPFDNDEMRQVIDTALISCRIQAELHCGCGKEWEDMRTSQECIVGSSPEVLDMCKKIGQMAGSDLPVLITGETGVGKELTARAVLQHSSRKDGPFMVVNCASLPDELVESELFGYETGAFTGASKQRIGRFEQCHQGTLFLDEIGELPLGSQAKVLRVLQDGTFERLGSNKQLTTDVRLIAASNRNLEKMAENGLFRLDLLHRINVLTITIPPLRQRIRDLPDLILYFLSRYGRQVSPAVEGISDKALAKLSHHSWPGNIRELENTIRRAIVLAKARVLTAEDCVLQNPTETAGDFEQVVSSQIDKLIKGDESRPYRHLLSEVEQILIKKALDLCDGNQVQAANLLGINRMTLRKKLPSA